Proteins encoded in a region of the Triticum dicoccoides isolate Atlit2015 ecotype Zavitan chromosome 3A, WEW_v2.0, whole genome shotgun sequence genome:
- the LOC119269419 gene encoding probable serine/threonine-protein kinase PBL1 encodes MMGCFTGLRSKKKKSPLVASKKHGDARDTSLRLPEPEAHVPSLQSAPPSFRNRAKICQSANKVSYSRARVLSAPSSLILVDQDGLPYAEFDDQDDPRGKGGAIKAHRFSNPLPLPLPSPEGSSLRNFGSFKAINASGPLEVSGPLPLPPKRSDGLKNFSYDEISTACQWFSSDQCVSETQTLTSYKASFRDDFVEPKKMDAIVARLLPSNQSFKEFKAQVNTLASLQHPNLCKLIGYHARDESNERMLVYERLHHGSLDRLLFGRPEGRLMDWSTRLKVALGAAKGLAFLHDEGPFQAMYDDFSTSNIQIEKDFTAKLSGYGCVGFNSEEERSKASVTATNLSEETLEKGVLTPKSNVWSFGVVLLELITGRKNLDVRSTKEERNIVKWGRPFLTDDSRLSLIMDPRIKGRFPPKAARTVADIILKCLHRDPSKRPTMRAVVESLASVQDIKVPCRYPLQVPSAAPRKVMLKSTSLNGIVPQHPVMTFSPSPPSRNQHLVSPRSSTSALLPPRNCSSTITLDYPRVSSVKKSPPNIMRRPGVEGF; translated from the exons ATGATGGGCTGCTTCACTGGCCTGaggtccaagaagaagaagagcccTCTTGTCGCAAGCAAGAAGCATGGCGATGCAAGGGACACATCCCTGAGGCTCCCGGAGCCGGAAGCTCATGTGCCATCTCTGCAGTCGGCGCCTCCTAGTTTCAGGAACAGGGCAAAGATCTGCCAATCGGCCAATAAAGTCTCTTACAGCAGGGCACGTGTGCTGTCTGCTCCCTCCAGCCTGATCCTGGTTGATCAGGATGGCCTTCCGTATGCCGAGTTCGATGATCAGGATGACCCTAGGGGCAAGGGAGGAGCTATTAAGGCGCATCGGTTTTCAAATCCGCTGCCCCTTCCTCTTCCCTCACCAGAAGGCAGTTCTTTGAGGAACTTTGGTAGCTTCAAGGCTATCAATGCAAGTGGGCCACTTGAGGTTTCAGGTCCTCTCCCACTGCCTCCGAAGAGGTCCGATGGGCTTAAGAACTTCTCGTATGATGAGATTTCCACTGCTTGCCAGTGGTTTTCTAGTGATCAGTGTGTCTCGGAAACTCAGACTTTGACGTCATATAAGGCATCGTTCAGGGATGATTTTGTTGAACCAAAGAAGATGGACGCAATAGTTGCCCGATTACTCCCGTCCAACCAG AGTTTCAAAGAATTTAAGGCACAAGTAAATACGTTGGCATCACTTCAACATCCCAATTTATGTAAACTCATCGGCTATCATGCAAGAGATGAATCTAATGAAAGGATGTTGGTTTATGAGCGGCTCCATCATGGCAGTTTAGACAGGTTACTCTTTGGAAGACCGGAAGGTCGTTTGATGGACTGGTCTACACGTTTGAAGGTTGCCCTTGGTGCTGCTAAAGGTCTAGCTTTCCTACACGATGAAGGACCCTTTCAG GCAATGTATGATGACTTCTCAACCTCAAACATCCAAATAGAGAAAGATTTCACGGCAAAGCTGTCGGGATATGGTTGTGTTGGCTTCAATTCTGAGGAGGAAAGATCTAAGGCATCTGTG ACTGCTACAAACCTCTCAGAGGAAACCTTGGAGAAAGGGGTACTGACTCCCAAGAGCAACGTATGGAGCTTTGGAGTCGTCTTGCTCGAGCTAATAACAGGAAGGAAGAACCTTGATGTACGTTCCACCAAAGAAGAACGTAATATTGTCAAGTGGGGCAGGCCTTTCCTCACGGACGATAGTCGCCTATCCCTCATCATGGATCCCCGTATAAAAGGACGCTTTCCTCCCAAGGCTGCTAGGACTGTGGCAGACATCATCCTGAAGTGCCTTCATAGGGATCCATCCAAAAGGCCTACGATGAGGGCCGTCGTGGAGTCTCTAGCAAGCGTCCAGGACATAAAGGTCCCCTGCCGGTATCCTCTTCAAGTACCGTCCGCCGCACCGAGGAAAGTGATGCTAAAATCCACGAGTCTCAACGGCATTGTTCCTCAGCATCCTGTCATGACCTTCTCGCCGTCGCCTCCTTCACGCAACCAGCACCTGGTGTCACCGAGATCATCGACGTCTGCGCTGCTTCCCCCAAGGAACTGCTCTTCCACCATCACCCTGGACTACCCCAGGGTAAGCTCGGTCAAGAAATCGCCCCCCAACATCATGCGGAGACCTGGCGTCGAGGGTTTTTGA